A segment of the Babesia microti strain RI chromosome II, complete genome genome:
TGCTAATGATTGGGATTCTATGCGggatgaatttgaagctATTTCTTGTTATCTCAAATTCTTCGCGCATATCTAGACTTTTACACATCgcaattttacaattcAGCGGtgcattatttaatttttagtaatgtttagaaattttatcaacCTATAGCACTTTTATTTTACcttgtattatatatattgtctCATGCATGATGTGTTCCTATATTGGGGTATTACTATGTATGGGTTGTTTCGCACGGTCACTCCATCACAATCCATCCATTCTATCATACATAGCAGTTTCAATGAACATGATTTAATTGTGTGTCAACGTAATGCATGCCTGGACTTTTACAGTCTATCCAGTGACTACATTCCCAAACTTGTCCGCTCTTTCCGCGGTAACTGCACTTTTTTGAAGACATTTACATACAATCCGCCTACAGATTCCTCAACAACACTACTAATTTTAACAGTTAAATATGAGCTACTGGCACTTAAACTCattgatgatgaatttgagACTAAATTGCTTGTAAATTTTCAGGTAAAATTATAGTGTTAAAGTTtctatatcaaattttgtcatgaaattttgtgtttGGAGGTTttaattcataattttatgcTATTTTTATGGCAAATTATGCAGGAAAACGGAGTAGAGAAAATAGACACGGATCCTTTACTATTAGTGGATCCTAGCTATAAATTGATACTATTTTACGGCTATAACAAATTGCTTAAGTGTATACTTCTAGATAAGACTGATTACTTCGACtttaaaaatgtagtaAATTTGAGAACCAACTACGATCGAATCGTAGACCTCtttttcacaaataatttatacaattctCTCGAGTACACAAACAAGCTACGTCAATCAACAACATTCAATGATACATGTAGTTTAAGTGTTAATGGATTTGCTGATGCCAGGGAATTTTTACGTCCCAAACGAATAACCAAAGATCAGCCCGTCAATGTTGATAATGTATTGCTATTACAAGTGGGATTGGTATTGTTATTGCAACCTGAAGATGACGCTTCTCATCGCCATATCGAGATAGTGAAGCTTTATTTTGAGATGTTTAATGGGAAAAGTGATAAAATCGATAAATCATACATCCTGGGTTATGGTTATGAACAGATAGCTAACACTCTGATTATAGACAAAAGCGTCAGTAAGATATTGTCATATCCCCCCGAAACTGACACAAAGGGGATACTATTTGTAGGATCTAGCATTGTTGGTTATAAACatctaaatgataaaatagaCTTATGTCAAATACATAACGGGCATTTGGTTgctgaaattgattttatttgttaCAAAGGATTGCAGCGATCATTGTCCAGAATTGGAGACGATGAAACCCATTTATACTATGCATGCGATGTCACTGGTCAACTATATATgttcaaaattacaattaagCATGAGAAAGATAAATATCTCATTAATGATAAGATGAGAAATTTGGATACTATAATACCATTGTATACAATTTCCCCATTCTCACTTTTGCTGGCCCTGAGTGatgattgtatatttgtcGCCACAAGGGTGGGCGATTCCAAGATTTTACAGTTAAGCAACGGTAAAGTGTCTGAAATTTGGAGTAAACCGTCATTAAGTCCAATCATAGATGCCACTGTAATTGGGGGCAATTGTACTGATCAGCTAATCGCGGTTTCTGGCATAGGCAAATCTGCCAATATTTCTATTCTCACAATTGGCTTGTTTTTTcacaatatttgtaatataaGTCTTGCAAAGgtttctaaattatttatcatatcTAGTCAACCTGAAATGATATTTCTAGTGGCTATTACATCTACACAAAGTTACTACTTTAAAATGGTTGATCAGTCCATTGAACTAATCTCTAGGGGAGATAAAATCATATGTGCATTTCAATACAATAATCAATTGTACCAATTGACACCCAATTCCATACGTATATCCACTATTGATAACCCACGTATCACTAAAGTATTGTGGACAAGTGATGAGCCAATTGTGCACTATCTCAAATGTGAGAATATGCTGATTATATCCGGAGGATATAATTTGAGTGCACTTGTGATTGATAAAAGTGATCCTATTAAAATAACCTACAATCACATTCAATCATTTACTAGTCCAATTTCAGCAATTGCATTGGTGGAAAATATGAATAAACTGCATATATTGGTGGCAACTTTTACTAATGTTTTGTTGATTGTGGATTGTGAGACAAAAAGTATAGGAACCATATGTGAAATACCAACTCGAACTTCTTGTGTTGGAGTATCCGATTTGGTGTATGTTGTAAAGAATTCaatctattatatattcattggaTTGACTGATGGGAATTTGCTTGTGTATACAAATGAGCGTGAAGATGTGCGTCATTTTTTAGAATGTAAGGGATGGGAATTTTTTATGTCGAAAAATTTTGGTGTTTATCCCTTATATTTCAAGCATAATTCCCAACGATTAACACTAATTGGTCAACACGTTCACTTTGTGACATTCTCACCTATCACTGGTAGGATTGTTGATTTTTTGTCCCTTGAAGTGCCACCAGTTAGAGATTTGGAATTTATTTCCGATGATTTACTGATTGCTTCACTAACAGATCATTTGGAGTTGGGAAAGTTATCTGATTGTAATTCATTAGATGTAAGACGAATACCTGTGAGCGGCGCACTAGATCTAATTGAATACCATCAGCCTTCAAATTGTGTCATTGTCGCCTTTCCACAATTAACATCAGAGTCAATATTTCCTTCAAACGCTTACATTGCAGTGTATAGTTTTGTCACTGGTTTATTGGTCACAACGTATTATTTGGAGCAGAGTTTCGAGGGTTCATCCATCAGTACATTTACAAGGGGAAGTGATAAGACATTGCTTATAGGTATTTCTAGCACTGATTCTGATTATTTACCTAGTCAAGGTAGAATTGTCGCATGTATCTATAATAATAGTACTTTTACATTTAAGGATTcgtataaatttgataaagaTTTACCAGAAGTTCCCAGTGGTGGCGttttacaaatttgcaCTAGTAAAAACTTTGTGTTTGCCGGAGTTAATCATTCGCTGGTTGTCCTAACTCCCATTCTTCATGGAAGAAGTTGGGAAGGGGAGTTATCAcctatttatatatacagTGAGTGTAATATGATAATTGGAATAGATGTCTGCAATGATTTGGTGTTATTGACTGATATAATAACCGGAGTAAAacttttaaaaatttttagcGACACTAATGGTGACAGTGTTGAGGAAATCGCTAAAGATACAGACACAAGTTGGTGTAGTTGTGCCAAATTAATTGACCAAAATCACATTCTAGTCAGTGACACTAAGGGAAACATTACATTGCTGAAATTGATTGACG
Coding sequences within it:
- a CDS encoding DNA damage-binding protein 1 (overlaps_old_locusTagID:BBM_II00665) encodes the protein MYGLFRTVTPSQSIHSIIHSSFNEHDLIVCQRNACLDFYSLSSDYIPKLVRSFRGNCTFLKTFTYNPPTDSSTTLLILTVKYELLALKLIDDEFETKLLVNFQENGVEKIDTDPLLLVDPSYKLILFYGYNKLLKCILLDKTDYFDFKNVVNLRTNYDRIVDLFFTNNLYNSLEYTNKLRQSTTFNDTCSLSVNGFADAREFLRPKRITKDQPVNVDNVLLLQVGLVLLLQPEDDASHRHIEIVKLYFEMFNGKSDKIDKSYILGYGYEQIANTLIIDKSVSKILSYPPETDTKGILFVGSSIVGYKHLNDKIDLCQIHNGHLVAEIDFICYKGLQRSLSRIGDDETHLYYACDVTGQLYMFKITIKHEKDKYLINDKMRNLDTIIPLYTISPFSLLLALSDDCIFVATRVGDSKILQLSNGKVSEIWSKPSLSPIIDATVIGGNCTDQLIAVSGIGKSANISILTIGLFFHNICNISLAKVSKLFIISSQPEMIFLVAITSTQSYYFKMVDQSIELISRGDKIICAFQYNNQLYQLTPNSIRISTIDNPRITKVLWTSDEPIVHYLKCENMLIISGGYNLSALVIDKSDPIKITYNHIQSFTSPISAIALVENMNKLHILVATFTNVLLIVDCETKSIGTICEIPTRTSCVGVSDLVYVVKNSIYYIFIGLTDGNLLVYTNEREDVRHFLECKGWEFFMSKNFGVYPLYFKHNSQRLTLIGQHVHFVTFSPITGRIVDFLSLEVPPVRDLEFISDDLLIASLTDHLELGKLSDCNSLDVRRIPVSGALDLIEYHQPSNCVIVAFPQLTSESIFPSNAYIAVYSFVTGLLVTTYYLEQSFEGSSISTFTRGSDKTLLIGISSTDSDYLPSQGRIVACIYNNSTFTFKDSYKFDKDLPEVPSGGVLQICTSKNFVFAGVNHSLVVLTPILHGRSWEGELSPIYIYSECNMIIGIDVCNDLVLLTDIITGVKLLKIFSDTNGDSVEEIAKDTDTSWCSCAKLIDQNHILVSDTKGNITLLKLIDEPINDEQCYILTKIAKFHLGECVNKIVIGKFACYAVSATGAIYEFKFVDLKTFAPLHIFEQSLIKVLGRKNNIKIANLGDYGDPREFRKVDKLCNFVDEDLLGIIYKLGDELLIDIANEACTMGSKFNYSFGVSHLLKWKYLEYDELLVGYDNLILSL